Within the Opitutaceae bacterium TAV5 genome, the region CGCGCCGGCCGGGGGCTGACCATGCGCCATGTGATCGGCCATCTCGTACGCGGCTTCGCCGACGTGGTCTTCCCGCCGCGTTGCGTGGCCTGTCACGGGCTGGTCGAGCAGCCGGCCGCGGCGTCCGCCACCGCCGGAGCCGCCGCCGGCCCGGCGCTGCCGCTGCGCCATGTGTGCGCGACGTGCGAAGGGCGCATCCGCCGCGCGGAGCCGCCGCATTGTCCGGCGTGCGGGTTCCCGTATTCCGGCGAAGCCGACCCGGAGAACCCGCCGCTCTGCGAACATTGCGAGGGGCTTGATCCGGCCTGGACGAGCGCGCGCACCACCGTGCTGCTGGCCGGGCCGGCCCGGGCGCTGGTCCACGAGCTCAAGTACCACCGCGGCCAGCACGTGTTGCCCGACATCGAGGCGATCATTCGCGGGCACGGCTACGTGTGCGATTTCCTGCGCGGGGCCGCGCTCGTGCCGGTGCCGCTGCATCCGCGCAAGGAGCGCGAGCGCGGGTTCAACCAGAGCGCGCTGCTCGCCGGTTGTTTCGCCCGGGCGACCGGAGGCGAGGCGACCGGCACGCGGGTGGCGCCCCTGCTCCGGCGCGTGCTCGACACGCAAACGCAAACCACTCTCTCCCGCGCTGCTCGCCGGGCCAACCTCAAAAACGCATTTGCACTGGCCGGAGGCCCGTCCATAAACCCGGACCAGCATTACATCCTTATTGATGACGTTTTCACAACCGGTTCGACTCTTAACGCCTGCGCCCGTGTCCTGCGACGCGCCGGCGTCGTGAATCTTGACGTTGTCACATTCGGTCACGGCTGATCTTTTCCGTTCCTTTCCCGACCTTTTGCCCATGTCGCTCTTTAGTAAACCGAAGTATTCCACGGTTGTTGTTAAGAAAAAGGACATCCCCAAAGG harbors:
- a CDS encoding competence protein ComF: MRHVIGHLVRGFADVVFPPRCVACHGLVEQPAAASATAGAAAGPALPLRHVCATCEGRIRRAEPPHCPACGFPYSGEADPENPPLCEHCEGLDPAWTSARTTVLLAGPARALVHELKYHRGQHVLPDIEAIIRGHGYVCDFLRGAALVPVPLHPRKERERGFNQSALLAGCFARATGGEATGTRVAPLLRRVLDTQTQTTLSRAARRANLKNAFALAGGPSINPDQHYILIDDVFTTGSTLNACARVLRRAGVVNLDVVTFGHG